One Panicum virgatum strain AP13 chromosome 9K, P.virgatum_v5, whole genome shotgun sequence genomic region harbors:
- the LOC120647121 gene encoding zinc finger BED domain-containing protein RICESLEEPER 2-like: protein MLTFQGTRSASISTKMEAHAMGSHGIVGSSDGTEERENSSINMFSEGVNLKDSFSHSCFSYILNAITSISVTCVLLFSCPLLNMSFFYFSSLIQPSLEEDVSTEILLANKKLRSTVWKEFELTMLDDGTYKAICKHCKKDFVAGNRAGTSHLKYHIGVCSKLQSKRRKFGSPKLDIPIFDQQRSRGDFSRMVLAHGYSFNMSEHYYTRIFLYNLQPSFKLVHRTTLKDDCMRIYEEEKLKVYQLFEKQSCRFSLTSDMWTHTEMSGYMSLTAHYIDDEWNLHNKLVGFAHVEVPHTGEHIAKEIISRLYPWNLDRKIFCFTLDNCTMNNVVVRELKKFLLSKKALHLDGNLFHIRCAAHVLNLIVQDGLSVISSAIGNIRETVKYVNGSTSRKEKFKLIAQQVNAPNLSLKADVPTRWNSTFLMLERAMKFRDAFDRLHECDSSYKFLPSKEDWQNIKCVADCLKVFYEVTKRVSGTKYPTLSLYFNDFCGIYLLLREWQFGVDAFVASMAVPMVDKFEKYWDIANKLLEIATILDPRYKMKSIEYYYKLLYDPFVAELRIESARKSFLELFSEYASQPSQTSSDANSSRNFEAAVPSSSTQSSSLFATRLGLEKFIYESNSSLHSKSELEIYLEDPSSPGIGNISFDILAWWRVNGPKYPIISRMARDILSVPLSTVASESIFSSAKRILDDYRCNLLPETIEAIMCSHDWLKGRIPVEPRGVEGNVPTSEPSLPTKSQEDQTDDD, encoded by the exons ATGCTTACCTTCCAAGGCACTCGATCTGCATCAATCAG TACCAAAATGGAAGCTCATGCGATGGGCTCTCATGGGATTGTTGGAAGCTCAGATGGCACAGAAGAGAGGGAAAACAGCTCAATTAACATGTTCTCTGAAGGTGTCAACCTCAAGGATTCCTTTTCACACAGCTGCTTTTCTTATATTTTAAATGCAATCACTTCAATTTCAGTTACTTGTGTATTATTATTTTCTTGTCCACTGCTGAATATGTCTTTCTTTTACTTCTCTAGTTTGATACAACCAAGTTTAGAGGAAGATGTTAGTACAGAAATTTTGCTTGCTAATAAAAAACTGAGGTCAACTGTTTGGAAAGAATTTGAGTTGACTATGCTAGATGATGGCACTTATAAAGCAATATGCAAGCATTGTAAAAAAGATTTTGTGGCTGGTAATAGAGCTGGAACAAGTCATTTGAAGTACCACATTGGAGTCTGTTCTAAGCTTCagtcaaagagaagaaaatTCGGTAGTCCAAAGTTAGATATTCCTATCTTTGATCAGCAACGCAGCCGCGGTGATTTTTCTAGAATGGTTCTTGCTCATGGTTACTCTTTCAACATGTCTGAACACTACTATACTAGAATATTCCTCTACAATCTGCAACCTTCATTCAAACTGGTACATAGAACTACTCTAAAGGATGACTGTATGAGGATTTATGAGGAGGAGAAGTTGAAAGTGTACCAACTCTTTGAGAAACAATCATGTCGCTTCAGTTTAACATCTGACATGTGGACTCACACTGAAATGAGTGGCTATATGAGTCTAACAGCACACTACATTGATGATGAGTGGAATTTGCACAATAAGCTCGTCGGATTTGCACATGTAGAGGTACCCCACACGGGTGAGCATATTGCCAAAGAAATCATCAGTAGGCTATATCCTTGGAATTtagatagaaaaatattttgctTTACACTAGACAATTGCACTATGAACAATGTTGTGGTCCGAGAGTTGAAGAAATTTCTCTTGTCAAAGAAAGCCTTGCACTTGGATGGAAATCTCTTTCATATTCGGTGTGCTGCTCATGTGCTGAATTTAATTGTCCAAGATGGTTTGAGTGTCATTTCTTCAGCAATAGGGAATATCCGAGAAACTGTCAAGTATGTGAATGGATCCACATcaagaaaggaaaaattcaagctTATTGCACAGCAAGTCAACGCTCCTAATTTATCTCTCAAAGCTGATGTCCCAACTAGATGGAATTCTACTTTTCTTATGCTTGAAAGAGCAATGAAATTCCGTGATGCTTTTGATAGATTGCATGAATGTGATAGCTCATACAAGTTCTTACCTTCCAAGGAGGACTGGCAGAATATTAAATGTGTAGCAGATTGCCTGAAGGTCTTTTATGAGGTTACAAAAAGAGTTTCAGGTACAAAATATCCCACTTTAAGTTTGTACTTCAATGATTTCTGTGGAATTTATCTTCTTCTCCGTGAGTGGCAGTTCGGTGTTGATGCATTTGTTGCATCTATGGCTGTACCGATGGTGGATAAGTTTGAAAAATATTGGGACATTGCAAATAAATTATTAGAGATTGCAACAATTCTTGACCCTCgctacaaaatgaaatccatcGAGTACTACTATAAATTGCTTTATGATCCATTTGTGGCTGAACTAAGAATTGAATCCGCAAGAAAATCATTTCTTGAGTTGTTTAGTGAATATGCAAGTCAACCCTCCCAAACATCATCAGATGCTAACTCATCAAGGAATTTTGAGGCAGCAGTACCTAGTTCATCAACACAATCATCTAGTCTGTTTGCAACTAGACTGGGGCTAGAGAAGTTTATATATGAGAGCAATTCAAGTCTTCATAGTAAATCAGAGTTGGAGATCTATCTTGAAGACCCATCTTCTCCTGGAATTGGCAACATTTCTTTTGATATTCTGGCCTGGTGGAGGGTTAATGGCCCAAAATATCCAATCATTTCTCGGATGGCTCGTGATATATTGAGTGTTCCACTTTCAACCGTGGCCTCTGAGTCAATTTTCAGTTCCGCTAAGAGGATCCTTGATGATTATCGCTGTAACCTGCTCCCAGAAACAATTGAGGCTATAATGTGCTCACATGATTGGCTCAAGGGTCGCATACCAG TTGAGCCTAGGGGTGTTGAAGGTAATGTACCTACTTCTGAACCATCTCTACCAACTAAAAGTCAAGAAGATCAAACTGACGATGATTAA
- the LOC120647120 gene encoding tubulin--tyrosine ligase-like protein 12 isoform X1: MSRAAAATDGRIRRYEDFARVHAYLLAAAGIPPSLHERLYRKLADEVFDGGEVFAVDPCEGGRQRRLVLASEEPLGKESDVFLVDHAWSFRLADALKQLREVPGLAERMAALMCVDLDRNIETEESDEQDGEKSGSLEHVLQVVETEMARVQERGTDSAAWLELEELGIDDDMLVTLDLSAKFPNLVALNLWGNRLQDTEKVMQEIRKCPKLKALWLNETPVLGKGIDKSVLDSLSGLEIYNSRFTSKAGEWALSFCADIVGADNPCSFVESTLLDSIATIDLSDRCIHKLPEAFSPSKLPSLSKLNIRGNPLDQISADDLLKLLSGFTQLQELEVDIPGPLGNSAISIIESLPNLSFLNGVNSSSIIESGKHIVDSALQPRLPEWSPEESLTERVIGAMWLYLMTYRLADEEKIDETPVWYVMDELGSAMRHSDIPNFRIAPFLFMPEGKLASAISYTVLWPTHDVHTGEECTRDFLFGIGEEKQRSARLTAWFHTPENYFIQEFRRYQEQLQSNSICSSTKIKEAPSTKSVRPNDGHALRVYTDIPHVEEFLTRPEFVFTTDPKEADIIWVSMQVDSEVKKAIGLTDKQYTNQFPFEAWLVMKHHLAETIHKAWGSPEWLQPTYNLETHLSQLIGDYCMRKQDGLDNLWIMKPWNMARTIDTTVTGDLSAIIRLMETGPKICQKYIERPALFQGRKFDLRYIILVRSIRPLEIFLSDVFWVRLANNQYTLEKTSFFEYETHFTVMNYIGRMNHMNTPEFVKEFEREHQVKWLEIHESIRSMIRCVFESAAAVHPEMQNPFSRAIYGVDVMLDSRFKPKILEVTYCPDCGRACKYDTQALVGIKNTIRGSDFFNTVFGCLFLDEQTNVSPL; encoded by the exons ATGTCGCGGGCGGCCGCTGCAACCGACGGCCGCATCCGGAGATACGAGGACTTTGCGCGGGTGCACGCGTACCTGCTGGCCGCGGCCGGCATCCCGCCGTCGCTGCACGAGCGGCTGTACCGCAAGCTCGCGGACGAGGTCTTCGACGGCGGGGAGGTCTTCGCCGTCGATCCCTGCGAGGGAGGGAGGCAGAGGCGCCTCGTGCTCGCCTCCGAGGAACCGCTTGGGAAGGAGTCCGATGTCTTCCTCGTCGACCACGCGTGGTCCTTCCGCCTCGCCGATGCGCTCAAGCAG TTGCGGGAAGTACCAGGATTGGCTGAAAGGATGGCGGCATTGATGTGTGTGGATTTGGACCGGAACATCGAAACTGAAGAGTCAGATGAGCAGGACGGTGAGAAGAGTGGGAGCTTGGAACATGTCTTACAAGTAGTGGAGACAGAAATGGCTAGAGTACAGGAAAGGGGAACTGATTCTGCAGCATGGCTGGAACTTGAGGAACTTGGAATTGACGATGACATGCTAGTAACCTTGGATCTATCTGCGAAATTTCCG AATCTGGTAGCTCTCAACCTTTGGGGAAACAGGCTGCAGGATACAGAGAAAGTCATGCAAGAAATCAGGAAGTGTCCAAAGCTAAAGGCACTTTGGTTGAATGAAACTCCTGTTCTTGGCAAAGG TATTGACAAATCGGTTCTAGATAGTCTCTCTGGATTGGAAATATACAATTCACGTTTTACGAGTAAAGCTGGAGAGTGGGCATTAAGTTTCTGTGCTGACATTGTTGGAGCAGATAATCCCTGTTCCTTTGTGGAAAGCACATTGTTGGATAGTATTGCCACTATCGATCTTTCCGATAGGTGCATTCACAAGCTACCAGAG GCTTTCTCTCCTAGTAAATTGCCATCTCTGTCAAAATTGAACATTCGTGGTAATCCTCTGGATCAAATTTCTGCTGACGATCTCCTTAAGCTACTTAGTGGATTTACTCAGTTACAAGAGTTGGAG GTTGACATTCCTGGTCCTCTGGGAAACAGTGCAATTTCCATTATTGAGTCTCTTCCTAATTTATCGTTTCTAAATGGTGTGAATTCTTCAAGTATAATAGAGAGTGGGAAGCATATAGTTGACTCTGCACTTCAACCGCGGCTTCCAGAATGGTCACCAGAAGAATCCCTCACTGAAAGAGTTATTGGTGCAATGTGGTTGTATCTTATGACATACCGGCTTGCTGATGAAGAAAAGATTGATGAAACACCTGTCTG GTACGTCATGGACGAGTTGGGCTCAGCCATGCGCCACAGTGATATTCCAAACTTCAGAATAGCTCCATTCTTGTTCATGCCAGAAGGGAAACTAGCCTCTGCTATAAG TTACACAGTTCTGTGGCCCACCCATGATGTTCATACTGGAGAAGAGTGTACCCGGGATTTCTTGTTCGGTATTGGCGAGGAGAAACAACGTTCAGCTAGGCTTACAGCTTGGTTTCACACACCAGAGAACTACTTTATTCAG GAATTCAGGAGGTACCAGGAACAACTACAATCAAATAGCATTTGTTCTTCGACAAAAATTAAAGAGGCACCCTCAACCAAAAGTGTACGTCCAAATGATGGCCATGCACTACGAGTATATACTGACATACCTCATGTAGAGGAGTTTTTAACACGTCCAGAGTTTGTTTTCA CAACTGATCCAAAGGAGGCGGACATCATCTGGGTAAGTATGCAAGTGGATTCGGAAGTAAAGAAGGCAATAGGGCTTACGGACAAACAATACACAAATCAATTTCCTTTTGAAGCTTGGCTGGTCATGAAGCACCACCTAGCGGAGACCATCCACAAG GCATGGGGCTCACCTGAATGGCTTCAACCTACATATAACCTGGAGACCCATCTGTCTCAACTGATTGGTGACTATTGCATGAGGAAACAAGATGGCCTGGACAACTTATGGATCATGAAGCCTTGGAACATGGCAAGAACTATTGACACCACAGTTACTGGTGATTTATCTGCTATCATCAGACTTATGGAGACAGGTCCCAAGATATGCCAAAAATATATAGAACGCCCTGCCCTTTTCCAAGGAAGGAAGTTCGATCTTCGGTACATTATTTTGGTCCGCAGTATACGCCCTTTGGAGATATTTCTTTCTGATGTTTTCTGG GTTAGGTTAGCAAACAATCAGTACACTTTGGAAAAGACTAGCTTTTTCGAGTATGAGACCCATTTCACTGTGATG AATTATATTGGAAGGATGAACCATATGAACACGCCAGAGTTTGTCAAGGAGTTTGAGAGGGAGCACCAAG TTAAATGGCTGGAGATCCATGAAAGCATACGTTCTATGATACGGTGTGTTTTTGAGTCGGCTGCTGCTGTTCATCCTGAGATGCAGAACCCTTTCTCCAGGGCCATCTATGGGGTAGACGTTATGCTTGATAGCAGATTCAAGCCAAAGATTTTAGAG GTGACTTACTGTCCAGACTGCGGGAGAGCGTGCAAGTATGACACACAAGCTCTG GTAGGAATCAAGAATACCATCAGAGGCAGTGATTTTTTCAACACGGTGTTTGGCTGCCTCTTTCTCGACGAGCAAACAAATGTATCGCCATTGTAA